The following DNA comes from Brassica oleracea var. oleracea cultivar TO1000 chromosome C5, BOL, whole genome shotgun sequence.
ATAATCAATATGGTTACTCCTATAATCAATGATTAAGCGAGTGTTTAATACCGGGATCCTAACAAAATAAACGACATGCACGTAGAGTCAGAACGAAGAGAGAGCCTTTAAGTATATGATTAGCCTCGACCTTGCCTTAAATCTAAGATAACTACTCAAAGAGTTTGGCAACTTACAACGTAGTAGATGGGGAAGTTGTCTTTGTCTTCCATATAAGTGGGTCTAAGCTTGAGACGTATCATATAGATGACCCAAAGGGTCGTGACCAACGTAGCAGAGTCGAGTAACGTGTGAAGATCAAATTCCATTACAAAGCTACAATACAACCGCACGGCAAGAAACAGAGCCGTTAGCTCCTGCGTCTTGAGAGATATCCCTGTTTCATCATCGATCACATTCACATGGAGGATCAAAAGGATTATAACAGAACAAGAGCATCCCAAAAATGAAATGTAATATAACCAGCGCAAGTCTTCTCCTTGGTGAGCTTGTAGATGAGAAGGGAGATGCCGAGGGCATGGACAGCCTCGGAAGCAATGAAAAGGTTGTCGTGCTCATGGACAATGACCTTGAGGAAGACGAGGACCGTCATTGCCGTAACCACAGCAAAAAACGCCTTTACCTTGGGAGGCTGCCGGCGAATCCACGACATCACGCACTGAATCGGACTCTTCTCCGCCTTCATCGTTCTGATTCCCTCCACAGACACACAAACTCTCTCTCTCTCTGATTAACGATATGCCAGCCACAAAATTATCAACTTCGTTTTCAATGGGAAACGAATCTGCATGTCTTAACG
Coding sequences within:
- the LOC106293696 gene encoding putative ER lumen protein-retaining receptor C28H8.4, which translates into the protein MKAEKSPIQCVMSWIRRQPPKVKAFFAVVTAMTVLVFLKVIVHEHDNLFIASEAVHALGISLLIYKLTKEKTCAGISLKTQELTALFLAVRLYCSFVMEFDLHTLLDSATLVTTLWVIYMIRLKLRPTYMEDKDNFPIYYVVVPCAVVSLLIHPSTRHHIINRLFWAFCVYLEAVSVLPQLRVMQNTQIVEPFTAHYVFALGIARFLSCAHWILQVLDSGGRLLTALGYGLWPIMVLLSEIVQTFILADFCYYYVQSLMGGQLVLRLPSGVV